One segment of Syntrophorhabdus sp. DNA contains the following:
- a CDS encoding pyruvate synthase produces MLEVRFHGRGGQGAVTSAEIIAQAAIKQGMRAQAFPSFGPERRGAPVQAFLRVSDKPIRLRSKVYKPDSVLILDPTLIASANPTAGLKKGGYIIINSNKSPEELKEMFPGQNIIAVDASKIAREELGVPITNTTMLGALVRATRVVELSTLEEPVRNRFGVNGQKNINAYTRAYNEATVIEAE; encoded by the coding sequence ATGTTAGAGGTCAGATTTCACGGAAGAGGCGGGCAGGGAGCCGTTACGTCCGCCGAGATCATCGCGCAGGCTGCCATCAAACAGGGCATGCGCGCGCAGGCATTCCCGAGTTTCGGCCCCGAGCGCCGCGGAGCCCCCGTTCAGGCTTTTTTGCGTGTATCCGACAAGCCTATCAGACTGAGGTCAAAGGTTTACAAACCGGACAGCGTTCTCATCCTGGACCCCACCCTCATCGCCTCGGCAAACCCGACGGCCGGTCTCAAGAAGGGCGGCTACATCATCATCAATTCCAACAAATCCCCGGAAGAGCTGAAAGAGATGTTTCCCGGGCAGAACATCATTGCCGTCGATGCGTCGAAGATCGCCAGGGAAGAGCTGGGTGTTCCCATAACGAACACCACGATGCTCGGGGCCCTCGTCCGGGCAACGCGCGTCGTGGAGCTCAGCACGCTGGAAGAGCCGGTTCGCAACCGTTTCGGTGTCAACGGCCAGAAGAACATCAACGCCTACACCAGGGCATACAACGAAGCAACGGTGATAGAGGCAGAGTGA